The DNA sequence AACGACTTCCCTCGATACGAATCTGTGGCGGACCAAGATTTTGTCGATGAAAACACCGGCCAATCGCCGATATCCATCCCTCGCCTTAAATACAAAATCACACTCTTGGCTGGAGAAAAGATCTCTCATCGCTATGTCTCTTTCCCAATAGCGCGCATTCAACATAGGGATGACGGCTTTATCAAGGTGCCATATGCCTATCCAAGCCAAGCTGTTTCTTCAAATAATGATCTATATTCTCCTCTGAACGCTATGGTTGCAAACCTAAGAAAGAAACTAAACTTTCTTGCATCAAAAATTCAAACCAGTGGTGGCAGTGAAGACAATACGGTTCTAAAGGCCCTTGTTGATTATTCATTGATTTTAAGCCCGCTGGTGCCGCGTGTTGAAGTGATGCTTGATTCTGAAAATTGTCACCCCTTCTCTTTATATCAAGAGATATGCTTTATTGCTGGGAGTCTCTCTAATTTACGCAGAGAGGCTGTTTGTCCCAAGCTTCCAAAGTATGACCACCTCGATCCTCTAAAATCTTTTAATGAAGTTTTGTCACATATTGAAAATTTTGTTTCTGTCATCCGACAATTTACGACAGAAGTTCAGTTTACTTATAATAAGCAAAGCAAAGTCTTCTCATTAAATGTCACAGAAGATTGGCTTTGGGAAAATAAGATTATTCTGTACTTCTATTATGACGTCAAAGACACGTCTGATGCCGTTTCAAAGTGGATTGAAAATGCTGTTATCACCTCTGAAGAAAAGTTAGATCCAGCCAGAGAAAAGCGGATTTTAGGAGCTAACAGAGAGATTAAGAAATCAATACCCAAAATTGCTCTGCCGGCTCGATCTAATATTGTTTATGCCATATTAGACTTTGAAAAAGAGTTTATTAATCTTAAGCATCCTTTAGTTATCTTTAACTCAACGCCACTTGAATCCGGTGGCCTTATGCCGCAATCCATAACGTTACAAGCTGTTCTTTCTGAGGAATATGAAATGACAGCAGATGATGTGAAAAAAGGTTCTCTCGATCATGCTCAATCAGAATAATTCTTTTATTATCTCTTGCTTTCGGCAGTTTTATCAGCACCTGCTTGTTGAAAAATCTAATATTCTCAAGCACAGCTATGTTGAAGAAGACAAAAACACAGGCGCTGAAACATCTTCAGAAGATGAAAAACCAGACACGGATACAGAAACAGATACAAGTACAGGCACTCCAGGAAACAACGCTCTCGTTGACCAAGTAACACTATCCTTAGAGAGATTGTTTGATCAGCAAATGAAAGAAGCGCATGAACAAGGTGGTCAAATCTTGGGCTCATACTACAAAAAAGCCCAGTATGTTATGGTCGCATTGGCTGATGAAGTTTTTCTTAACCTGGATTGGTTAGAGCGGGAGACATGGGATGACAATCTCTTGGAAATTAAATTTTTCAACACCCGCAATGCTGGGACTGAAGTGTTCAATCGAATTTCAAAACTCTTGCAAGAAAAAGGGGATCGATTTGATAGAGAACTTGGTCAAATTCTGTTCTGGACTCTTGGAGTGGGCTTTTTAGGAAAGTTCAGAGATCAAACAGACAGGAAAGAATTACAAAGTTTCAAAGAGGGGTTATTTCGCTATGTTCTGCTTGAAAAGCCCTTACCTATTGAACAGGCCTCAAAGAAAATATGCCCAGAAGCATACAGAGAAACCGTGTTCAAAGCCATACGGTACTTGCCTTCCCCAAGGTTTTATTTACTAGCGACACTTACAGCTTTGGGTGTTTATATCTTGGCATCAACAGTTGTGTGGAACCGTGAAACCCATATCTTGAATGACAAGTTATCAGAAATATCTTCAGCCATTGAAGAAAATAATCGGAGAGCGTGATGAGTGTTTTTTTCATGATTGTATCAAAATATCTTCCACAGATCTTACTAGGAACAGCTGCTATCTCGCTCATTTTTCTATCGGTGATGGCCATTGTTAATGGTTTTGGGCCTAAAAATTTTCTTAAAGACGATAAAAAAAAGAAAAGTGCTCACCCTGATATTAAAGCACTTCTCAAAACCTACTGGGTGCAGTTTGTCATCTGGCTGAAAAACACATTTGACACCAGAAAACGTAAGCCGCTCTATTTTACGTTTCAGGAGTTCACAAGCTGGTTAAAAAACAATACATACATCAAAGATCCCATCTATAGCTTGCCCTGGTATTTAGCGGTTTCAGATTGCAATTCAAGCAAATCGGATCTCTTTCATTCATTGCCCCTTGAGAAGCCACACGGATATGACACTCAAATTTCTGATGATGATTTGAGCCCCAGCATTAATTGGTGGCTTTATAATCAGGGTGTTGTCATCGATATTGAATCTAGCCTTTTTCTTGATTCAGCCCAACAAACAAAAGACAAAAAGCTGTCATCTCTTCTTTCCAACCTCAACCTTTTTAGGCCAAAAAGACCGCTTGATGGTATTATTTTATTTTTACCAGGGCATTATTTTCATGGCCCAACAACTCTGACATCTAAAGAGCTCAGAGAAAAAAGCGAACACGTTGCCACACAGCTCAGAAAGGTTGAAAAACATACAGGGCTTAAATTACCTGTTTATGTCATCATAACTGGGTGCGAGGAAGTGGCTGGTTTTGAAGGCGTGAGTCAATCTCTCCCTCAAGACAAGATTCAAGAAATTATGGGCTGGTCTTCAGATTATGTCAGCGATACAGAATTTGATCCCAGTTGGATTAAAACAGGATTCGAATCTCTTTTAAACACTCTTAATCGCTTAAGCTTCGGCATTTTTCTTTCACAAAAAACACCCAAAGAATATCGCGATGACAACTTGATTTTTGCCCCCTCTCTCATGAATTTGCAATCTGGTCTCACTGAATACTTAAAAAATTTATTTTCGCAATACAATCTTACGACTCATTACTTTTTCAGGGGTTTTTATTTCACTGGCAATTTTGAAACCAAGGAAAATGAAAACAAAGTATCTATTTTTAATCAGGTTCGTAAAATTCCACTTTTCATGGCTGATCTATTTAAAGCCAAAATTTTTGCAGAATACAATATCGCAACGCCCATTGATCAATTCCTCATTTCATCTAACAGACGCATCAATATATACAAGGCCCTAACAATTATTTTTATTGTTGTTTCCTCTCTGGGCCTATATCTAAGCCACAAACAAATCCGGGCAGATTTAACCCCCATTTTGTCAGATACATCTAAAATTCATCAGACAATTGAAGAAATAAAATCACGGGAAGAATCAAATTATAAAACCAATGTTAATAGAGCTGCGGAGTTCTTCCAAGAAAGCGCCCCACACGTCCTTAATTTGACCGAAAAAATCAGAAACAACAGACTGCAATACTTTTCCATCCCTGCTTCTTGGTTTTCAAGTTTGCCGTTGAAACTTGATCGAATGGCTCTTATTGCCTTTGATCAAATAATCAGTCGCTCGATGTACTTAGAGATGATTATCAGAAGTCACAACATCATTGAGCGCAACATTCCTGCACTGCGGTTGAAAGATAGTCGATCTACAGTTACTCACCCGCTATCAAGTGCAGAGTACCTCGTGCTTCAAGGGTATATCGATGCGCTTTATGCCTTAGAAAAAAATGTATCCATATTTAATAATTTGAACACAAGTCCAGATATTCAGTCATTCTCCAAACTGATCAACTACCTATATAACTTCTTCTACAGCGAGACTTTTTTAAGACAAAACAGCAATTTTATCTTTTCATTGCTGCAAAAAATGAACCTCAAAAAATATGATCTTGCCCGTTATAAAATGAACGCAGAAGAACGGTTCTACAACCTGATGATGAGCTTTGCCCAAAGAATTCTTGATCCTTTGAAAAATTATCATCTGGCCATTAATTTACAAAAATCCATTCAGAAAATCGATGAAGATTATGTAGATGTGCCAACCTTAAGCGACCTTGAAAACATTAAAAAACTCACCTCTGAGTTGATCAGAGTTTTTGACGGTCAGCAGGTTAATTGGCTTGCACACTCTGAATTTAACCCGGGATATGCTTACGCTGAGATGTATAGCAAAACACGAAACATTAGGCTTTTTGACACTGAATTGCTCAATAAAGTGAAGTTAGACATTAACGTCTTATATCAACTGTCACGGGAAAATTTTAAGAACTTTGGAACCCCGATCACAGGATATTTCTTAACAATTAACCCCTCCACAACAGAAATTCATGCCTCGGACAGTCTCAGAGCTTTCAGCAAAAATCTTGAGATATTTTTAAGCCAGCCCTTCATGCAAAAGGCATCAGACACGCAATACATCGATACAATTTCCGATGATAAACTTCTTTATTGGGACAATGATGCCATCGAAATCGCCTTAGAACTTGTTAAAAATTACAAGGGCTATGTTGAGAAAAAACTCGATCAGTTCACCCTTGATCTCAACGAATCCCTCAAACTGTTGGCCAAAAAATCACTGCAAAAAAACATTGCAAATATCATGACCCGCGCCCAAAAAGAGGTTGATCTTAGAACTCTCTCTCCAAACAACCATTGAAGCAAACATTCTCTCTCAAATTGATAACTTGGCGACAGTTGGTCCGAAACTTGTCAAGTTACTGGTTGAACTAGATGGTATTGGGGAAATAGAGCCTTACATGAAGTTACGCCTTCTGATCCAACAACAGCTCACTCAAGCTCTCAAACAGCTTGATAAATTGCTCAAGACGCACAACTACTATCCCCTCGCCTCTGATCAACTGAGCTGGTGGCAAGGAACGGAAGGCCTCGCACTGCAATCCCACGATGTTTCAGAAAAAGAGCTTTTAAAAACAATTTTTGTGAAGAGCACTCAGAATTTATCGCGGTTTGCTATAACCTATTCAAAACCGATTGTTGAACTTCTGAATAACGCCGTCTTTGTTCTAGACACCCCTGACATGGCCCTTCTTGAGAAGTGGTCAACGTTAAACAATGATCTTGTTGATTATCAAAAAAAGAAAGCTGGCAACAGTGTGATGAACCTAGAGAGCTTCATTCTCAAAGATGCCAATACAATCACATTCGAAAATTGCTTCAACAAGGTAAGCCTTAAAAACGTTGCCCAAGAAACCTCAAGCTACTTCAAAACCATTCAGCAGAAAATCGAAAACAATATATATAATCGCTGTAAGGTCAATGCAGCTAAAACAGCGATAGAGGACTATAAAACTCTCTCTTCTTATTTCAACAACAACCTAGCTGGCAAGTTCCCATTCGCCAATAATGTCAATGATACAACCATGGCAAGCAACGAAGTTTCTGAACAAGAAATCAAAAACTTCTTTACTCTTTTTGATAACATTTCTCCCGAGGAACTCAGCACCCTCAACAAAAATAAAATATATGCCAACATGGATGAGGCTCTCAGCTTCTTACAAAATGCTGCAGCTGTTAAAGAGTTTTTAAACACCTACTTCATTCCACAAAAACAAACCGATTCACCTGGCTTAGATTTTGAAGTTCAATTCCGCGCCAATGAATTTAATGAAGTTTACGGTCAATTGGTCATTAATTGGGGTCTCGTTGTTGGAAGTACCACGCTTGAGAGAAAGTCCGGCAGTGTTAAAGGGCGTTGGCAGTATGGGGATGTCACCGCGTTTGCCTTCAGATGGGCCAGCGATGCCGCCCTGCAACCTCTCAGAACATATAATGTATACCCTGCCTACATTACGACCAACAACAGGGCTATTTATATTTACCAAGGGCCTTGGTCTTTACTTCGGGCAATTATGCTAAATCAAGCCAGCCTCAAATCCGGGGCAATGCCGGGGGATAACTCTCTCCTTGAATTTAACGTGCCACTAAGCCGCCTGGCAAATGTTGCCAGTCCAGAAACTACCGCGCGCTTATTTGTTAAAATCAAGCCAAAATCTCTGAAGCCAAATCAAGATCAGGCCTTCAGAATTCCAAAGTTCCCGTATTATGCACCAGTCATCGTCAAGAAGGGTTAGCCAATTATGAGTGACTCTTTATCACTAAAAGATTTGCTTCAACCCATTTCAAAAGATGATCCCTCTGGCCCCTCGCTGCGATATGAAAATATTTATGATGAGATCAGAGAAGCGATGCGCTCAGAAGACTCTAACCTTCCCCAGGGCGTCTGGCAAAGAAAAGTCAAACAACCTGATTGGAAAAAAGCTGAGAAGCTCTGCTTTGATACTTTGGCCAATAAATCAAAGGATCTACAAATAGCGGCATGGCTGATTGAATGCTTGATACACAACAAAGAAACATCTGATATCACCCAGGGGTTTCAGGCGTTTCATGATCTCATGGTTAAATTTTGGGACACCATTCATCCCCAAATCCCTGAAGATGGTGATATTGATTTTAGGCTTTCTCCTTTTATTTGGATCAATGAAAAGCTCTCAATGCACCTTAATGAGATTAAGATCAATACCAAAACAGAAGTTGGCGCAACCATATACACCTTCAATACTTGGATTGAGTTAACCCGCAATCATGATCTCTATCAAGTTGAAGATCGGCCTGAAAAACCAGATGTCATTGATCAACTTGGCAGCAATGACAATCCAACCATCCTTGATTTGCAAACCAACATTGAGAAAACGCCCACTGAATTTTATCAAAATCTTAAAGAGCTGTGCCAGACCATCATTGACATTTGCCAAAGCATTGAAGAGTTCCTTGATCAAAAATTCAAAGATGAATCCATTACATTTTTTAAGGTTAAAAAAACCCTCAAAGATATTTTAATGTTTTGCGGTGAAATTCTTCATAAGCGAACCAACCCGAATGCGGAAGATGCCTCTGAAGAAGGTGATCTGCTCGCTGAAAATGATGAGGCCATCCATACAAAGATCAACGCGCCATTAAACGAACCCTCACCGCCAGAGCAACAAAACCCCTCTCAACCCGTTAATCTAAACATGACTGACTTTAAGACCCGTGATCAAGCCTATGAAATGATTCGAAACGCCTCTGATTATTTAGAAAAAATAGAACCCCATAGCCCGGTGCCCTTCATGATCAAAAAAGCTGTCAGTTTAAGAAACAAGAACTTTGTCGAAATGATGAAAGAATTAAAGGGCGCAGGGGGTGGTTTAGAGAGCCTATGGAATCCAGGGGACAGCAATGGAGATACTTAAAATCCAAATTTCTTTTTCTCTTTAAGCGGTTTTTCTCTTTTTCTGTTCAAATCTTTCTTTCACCTTTAGCGCGCAAGGCGTCAAAACAAGAGTCAGTGGTGACGCAAATAAAACCCCAAAAATAATCGCGTTTGAGAGCTGAATCCACCATTCCGTTGACGGCGCACCATAGGAGATTGATCCATGGATGAAGTCAATGTCCAGCCTCATACGAATCGGCAGCAATCCAAGAATGGTTGTTAATTTTGTCAGTAACACGGGCCGAAGCCTTTGCGCCCCTGTTCTTAAAATCGCCAGAGATTCTTCTTTGGAACTTTTGGCTGTTTTGCGGATATGCATATAGGTATCAATAAAAATGATGTTATTACTCACAATAATTCCTGCAAGGGCAATTACCCCCAAACCTCCCATAACAATTCCAAAGGGCATTCCAGTGATCATCAATCCAATTAAAACGCCAATGGTTGAAAAGACAATGGATGTCAAAACCAGCCCTGCATAAAAGAAATGATTAAACTGGGTCACCAAAATAAGAAAAATTAACAAAACAGCAATGGCAAACGCTGTCAATAAGAAGACGCTATTTTCTTGTTTATCTTCTTCTTCCCCCGTGAATTTAACTTTAACGCGGCTGTCAAAGTTTTGTGTAGCAATCCACTGACGCACTTTCACCACTTCATCACTAACCAGTGACCCTGGCACAATGTTTGCGTTGATGGTAAATGCGCGCATACTATTAATGCGATGAATGGTTCCAATTTTTTGAGCGGGAATAATCTCAGCAAAGTTAACCAATGGTACATCACCCATATCTCCAGTTGGTATTCTTAAATCCCTCATATGGTCAAGGTTTCGATAGGATTTAGGAAACCGTATCACAATATCAACCTCATCACGGAGATGATCGGGCCTGAATTCAGCAACCTTAAGCCCCCGGGTTAACATTTGTGATATGAAGCCCACAGAGGCGATATTCTGTTGAAAGCGCATCGCCTCATCTCGATTCACCTTAACTTGCCATTCAATCCCTGGTAAAGGTTGATCATCGGTCACATCAAGTAAAGTTTTGGATTTCTCCATGTGGGCCTTG is a window from the Alphaproteobacteria bacterium genome containing:
- a CDS encoding type VI secretion system protein TssA encodes the protein MSDSLSLKDLLQPISKDDPSGPSLRYENIYDEIREAMRSEDSNLPQGVWQRKVKQPDWKKAEKLCFDTLANKSKDLQIAAWLIECLIHNKETSDITQGFQAFHDLMVKFWDTIHPQIPEDGDIDFRLSPFIWINEKLSMHLNEIKINTKTEVGATIYTFNTWIELTRNHDLYQVEDRPEKPDVIDQLGSNDNPTILDLQTNIEKTPTEFYQNLKELCQTIIDICQSIEEFLDQKFKDESITFFKVKKTLKDILMFCGEILHKRTNPNAEDASEEGDLLAENDEAIHTKINAPLNEPSPPEQQNPSQPVNLNMTDFKTRDQAYEMIRNASDYLEKIEPHSPVPFMIKKAVSLRNKNFVEMMKELKGAGGGLESLWNPGDSNGDT
- a CDS encoding type VI secretion system baseplate subunit TssK produces the protein MTKSIKRIQWHEGMLLEPQHFQQQERFNLNTHFIFQSTSNSFFWGVKSIEIDEESLVSGKFIIKNLLALMQDGSVVEVTEEDSALPELDLNKEQTVDFSTPTLINLCIVQYREDAANIHNDFPRYESVADQDFVDENTGQSPISIPRLKYKITLLAGEKISHRYVSFPIARIQHRDDGFIKVPYAYPSQAVSSNNDLYSPLNAMVANLRKKLNFLASKIQTSGGSEDNTVLKALVDYSLILSPLVPRVEVMLDSENCHPFSLYQEICFIAGSLSNLRREAVCPKLPKYDHLDPLKSFNEVLSHIENFVSVIRQFTTEVQFTYNKQSKVFSLNVTEDWLWENKIILYFYYDVKDTSDAVSKWIENAVITSEEKLDPAREKRILGANREIKKSIPKIALPARSNIVYAILDFEKEFINLKHPLVIFNSTPLESGGLMPQSITLQAVLSEEYEMTADDVKKGSLDHAQSE